One part of the Thermodesulfobacterium commune DSM 2178 genome encodes these proteins:
- a CDS encoding 50S ribosomal protein L11 methyltransferase — MLKGKHKNYQNLYTYMVKPSHPKLHQLEDEDFIGFWEEDGMGILFFHRPKEELIEKLVEQYELEVYDKQVIPYKEWNENRFPQPIKVGNLTIAPVWVEGNWDLVFDPSVVFGEGQHPTTAMMLELSWELYTKFDKPKHVLDIGCGSGILTLFWAKLGANVTAVDLNPLCIKVTEHNLELNGLRNQAELKQGNILDLLPIKAELVLGNLYRLLLLKLFENEHFWQAKYYLLSGFSLDMEKELLEKISTLPLEMVIRRTSQNWVCWLVKKLS; from the coding sequence ATGTTAAAAGGTAAGCACAAAAATTATCAAAATCTTTACACCTATATGGTTAAACCTTCCCATCCTAAATTGCACCAACTTGAAGACGAAGATTTTATAGGTTTTTGGGAAGAAGATGGAATGGGTATATTATTTTTTCACCGTCCCAAAGAGGAGTTGATAGAAAAATTGGTTGAACAATATGAATTAGAGGTTTATGATAAGCAAGTTATCCCTTATAAAGAGTGGAATGAAAACCGGTTTCCCCAACCTATAAAAGTAGGAAATCTCACCATAGCTCCTGTTTGGGTTGAGGGAAACTGGGATTTAGTCTTTGACCCAAGCGTAGTTTTTGGAGAGGGACAGCATCCTACCACCGCTATGATGCTTGAGTTAAGTTGGGAGCTTTATACCAAGTTTGACAAACCTAAGCATGTGTTAGATATAGGGTGTGGCAGTGGTATTTTAACGCTTTTTTGGGCAAAGTTAGGTGCTAACGTCACCGCGGTTGACCTTAATCCTTTATGTATAAAGGTTACCGAACATAATTTAGAACTTAACGGTTTAAGAAATCAGGCGGAGTTAAAACAAGGAAATATCTTGGACCTGTTACCTATAAAAGCTGAATTGGTATTAGGGAATCTTTATCGACTTTTATTACTTAAACTCTTTGAAAACGAGCATTTTTGGCAGGCAAAGTATTACCTACTTTCAGGATTTAGCCTGGATATGGAAAAAGAACTTTTAGAAAAAATCTCAACCCTTCCCCTTGAAATGGTTATAAGGAGAACTTCTCAAAACTGGGTTTGCTGGTTGGTAAAAAAACTTAGTTAA
- a CDS encoding M48 family metallopeptidase, which produces MFYEELIYLWIGFILFELFPETNPSFSPVIFIFKEIFFFLTLILFKKFLKPQKLSGFWINFFNLFMLVLFVVDLGLFGFKSFLNRYYFSSLLGFLWFLHYVVLIRVFLFGFSLAYLKIILGMMSPIITLILIENVLDILNFKLESYAYPLIFFLVLFISPVFMIRLFPVKVLEDIKTRELVFRFFQTFGVKIKEIYVLKDFGKKIYTAGVIGFFPKFKYIFFSQPLLDLLNEEELIGVLAHELAHIKNKHAFWLLLVLLGLPLYLTSIFCLFSFFDQLLGLKVVMYLKSLPSYYTETLSALVLVFSSYLYLRYIFGYFLRQLEREADFYALTVLGNPKGIITSLLKIGEISGQIYKKNWHHYGIFERVCFLQQASLEGFNFKKFYIKNRTQIIIFLVMNLILILFFGFLIAEI; this is translated from the coding sequence GTGTTTTATGAAGAACTTATCTATCTTTGGATAGGTTTTATACTTTTTGAACTTTTTCCAGAAACTAATCCAAGTTTTTCTCCTGTTATTTTTATTTTTAAAGAAATTTTCTTTTTTTTAACTCTTATTCTATTTAAAAAATTTTTAAAACCTCAAAAACTTTCAGGCTTTTGGATTAATTTTTTTAACCTGTTTATGCTGGTTTTGTTTGTGGTTGACCTTGGGCTGTTTGGTTTTAAATCCTTTTTAAATCGATATTATTTTTCTTCTCTTTTAGGTTTTTTGTGGTTTTTACACTATGTAGTACTAATAAGGGTTTTTCTTTTTGGGTTTTCTTTGGCTTATTTAAAAATAATTCTTGGCATGATGAGCCCTATAATCACTTTGATTTTGATAGAAAATGTTTTGGATATCCTTAATTTTAAACTGGAAAGTTATGCCTATCCTTTAATCTTTTTTCTGGTGCTTTTTATTTCTCCGGTTTTTATGATTAGATTATTTCCGGTAAAGGTATTAGAAGACATAAAAACAAGAGAACTAGTTTTTAGGTTTTTTCAAACCTTTGGGGTTAAAATAAAGGAAATTTATGTACTTAAAGACTTTGGCAAAAAAATTTATACAGCTGGAGTAATAGGTTTTTTTCCTAAATTTAAATATATTTTCTTTTCTCAACCTCTGTTAGACCTTCTCAACGAAGAAGAACTTATAGGGGTTTTAGCTCACGAACTTGCACACATAAAAAATAAACATGCTTTTTGGTTACTTTTAGTTTTATTAGGACTTCCTTTATATCTAACATCGATTTTTTGCTTGTTTTCTTTTTTTGACCAGCTTTTAGGTTTAAAGGTTGTAATGTATTTAAAAAGTTTACCTTCTTATTATACAGAAACCCTTAGCGCCCTGGTTTTGGTTTTTTCCTCATATCTTTACTTAAGATATATATTCGGTTATTTTTTAAGACAGCTTGAGAGAGAGGCCGATTTTTACGCTTTAACCGTACTTGGTAACCCGAAAGGTATAATTACTTCTCTTCTTAAAATAGGAGAAATTTCAGGACAAATCTATAAAAAAAACTGGCATCATTACGGTATTTTTGAAAGGGTCTGTTTTTTACAACAAGCTTCTTTAGAGGGTTTTAATTTTAAAAAATTCTATATAAAAAACAGAACCCAAATTATCATCTTTTTGGTAATGAACCTTATTTTAATTTTGTTTTTTGGCTTTTTGATTGCTGAGATTTAA
- the pheA gene encoding prephenate dehydratase — MNKEDLKKLRQKIDKIDEQLLSLLKKRLELAKTIGKIKEKAGFQSFDLSREKEILGRILKQNQGFFPEEALKVIYSEIIKACRSVQEKIKVAYLGPEATFSHIAALEYFGTSAELIPVETILDVFEEVASERVKFGVVPIENSIEGVVTTTLDAIYEYGLKVCGEVYQPISHHLLNQTGRLEDIKKVLSHPQAIAQCRKWLRKKLPSVPVDTVPSTALAAKWAAVDEKVAAIASLMAAKLYHLQVVAKNIEDIKGNSTRFWIIGKEEVPFTGEDKTSLIFSVSDRPGALFEVLGCFAKRKINLTKIESRPSKNEPWKYIFFLDCEGHIQEPILQECIEEMKNHCLQVIWLGSYPKGKN, encoded by the coding sequence ATGAATAAAGAAGATCTAAAAAAATTAAGGCAAAAAATAGATAAGATTGACGAGCAACTGCTTTCTCTACTTAAAAAACGTTTAGAGTTAGCTAAAACCATCGGAAAGATAAAAGAAAAGGCTGGGTTTCAAAGCTTCGACCTTAGCAGAGAAAAAGAAATTTTAGGAAGAATTCTTAAGCAAAACCAAGGTTTTTTCCCTGAAGAAGCTTTAAAAGTAATATACTCTGAAATCATAAAAGCCTGTAGAAGTGTTCAAGAAAAAATCAAGGTAGCTTATCTTGGACCTGAAGCTACCTTTAGTCACATCGCCGCCTTAGAATATTTTGGTACCTCTGCTGAGCTCATCCCTGTTGAAACCATATTAGACGTATTTGAAGAAGTAGCAAGCGAGAGGGTGAAGTTTGGGGTAGTGCCTATAGAAAACTCTATCGAAGGGGTAGTAACTACTACCCTTGATGCTATATATGAATATGGTCTAAAAGTCTGTGGAGAAGTCTATCAACCTATTTCGCACCATCTGTTAAATCAAACCGGAAGACTTGAAGATATTAAAAAAGTTCTCTCTCATCCTCAAGCTATAGCTCAGTGTAGAAAATGGTTAAGAAAAAAACTACCTTCAGTACCTGTGGATACTGTACCTTCTACAGCACTTGCTGCTAAATGGGCAGCTGTGGACGAAAAAGTTGCCGCCATAGCAAGTCTTATGGCTGCCAAGTTATACCATCTTCAGGTGGTAGCTAAAAACATCGAAGACATAAAAGGTAACTCAACCAGGTTTTGGATTATCGGAAAAGAAGAAGTTCCATTTACTGGCGAGGATAAAACTTCTCTGATTTTTAGTGTTTCAGACAGACCTGGAGCTTTGTTTGAGGTGCTGGGGTGCTTTGCTAAAAGAAAGATAAACTTAACCAAGATAGAAAGCAGGCCTTCTAAAAATGAACCCTGGAAATATATCTTTTTTCTTGATTGTGAGGGCCATATCCAGGAGCCTATATTACAAGAATGTATAGAAGAGATGAAAAACCACTGTTTACAGGTAATTTGGTTAGGCTCTTATCCCAAAGGGAAAAATTAA
- a CDS encoding YlxR family protein yields MVKKGHIPERTCAFCKKKAPKFELFRFVNKGGALVFDPEKKLQGRGAYLCKECFEKRNTRKVMTKLLRALKIISS; encoded by the coding sequence TTGGTTAAAAAAGGACACATCCCTGAAAGGACCTGTGCCTTTTGTAAAAAGAAGGCACCTAAGTTTGAGCTTTTTAGGTTTGTAAATAAGGGAGGGGCTTTGGTTTTTGACCCTGAAAAAAAGCTTCAAGGTAGAGGTGCTTATTTGTGTAAAGAATGTTTTGAAAAAAGAAATACTCGAAAGGTTATGACCAAACTTTTAAGGGCATTAAAGATAATCTCTTCTTAA
- the nusA gene encoding transcription termination factor NusA: MQQGELKKVIEALSKEKGLSKEILIEALLEGVKTAAKKKFGSKVKIEVKYNEENGTIEIYRLKEVVSQVSNPETEVSLEELQKMGLDAKIGDLIGEKIELQELGRIAAQIVKQLFSQKVRLAEKQVVYEEFKHKLGDIVSGYVHRFDKRGVILSVGRAEALLPEEEQVPGEKYIRGTRLKALLIEVYRQQEPQLVVSRSHPAFVKKLFEKEVPEIQEGIVKIVAVAREPGSRTKIAVTSTNPHVDPVGACIGVRGSRISVILEEINLASKGDKREYREKIDVVLWDPDPAKFVYNALAPAECSKVIVDEKNKLLEVVVPDDQLSLAIGKKGENVKLASKLVGWKIDILSETQFLRRQEPEFLKLLKVTGLSDETAGHLYEAGIKDLKTLLETPAEKIAEITKLSLDQVTQILEKAKKEQIG, encoded by the coding sequence ATGCAACAAGGAGAACTAAAAAAAGTTATAGAAGCTTTAAGTAAAGAAAAAGGGCTTTCTAAAGAAATTTTGATTGAAGCTTTGCTTGAAGGGGTAAAAACTGCAGCCAAGAAAAAGTTTGGTAGTAAAGTCAAGATTGAGGTAAAGTACAACGAGGAAAACGGAACGATCGAAATTTATAGATTAAAAGAAGTGGTATCTCAGGTTTCTAACCCTGAAACTGAGGTGTCTTTAGAAGAGCTACAAAAAATGGGATTAGATGCAAAGATAGGAGACTTGATAGGAGAAAAGATAGAACTTCAAGAACTTGGAAGGATTGCTGCCCAAATAGTCAAACAACTCTTTTCTCAAAAGGTAAGGTTAGCAGAAAAGCAGGTCGTATATGAAGAGTTTAAACATAAGCTGGGAGATATTGTAAGTGGTTATGTCCACAGGTTTGATAAAAGAGGAGTGATCCTTTCTGTGGGTAGGGCTGAAGCCCTTTTACCTGAAGAAGAACAAGTCCCAGGAGAAAAATACATCAGAGGAACTCGTCTAAAAGCGCTATTGATAGAGGTTTACAGGCAACAGGAACCTCAATTGGTGGTCTCCCGTTCTCATCCTGCTTTTGTGAAAAAGCTGTTTGAGAAAGAGGTCCCTGAAATACAAGAAGGGATTGTAAAGATAGTAGCTGTAGCCAGAGAACCTGGTTCAAGGACTAAAATTGCTGTTACCTCTACCAACCCGCATGTGGACCCTGTAGGGGCTTGCATTGGGGTTAGAGGTTCTCGGATTTCGGTAATCTTAGAAGAGATAAACCTTGCCTCAAAAGGAGATAAAAGAGAATATAGAGAAAAGATTGACGTAGTACTATGGGATCCAGACCCAGCCAAGTTTGTCTACAATGCTTTAGCTCCAGCAGAGTGTAGTAAAGTAATAGTAGATGAAAAAAATAAACTTTTAGAGGTAGTAGTGCCTGATGATCAACTTTCTCTTGCCATAGGAAAAAAGGGAGAAAACGTTAAACTTGCCTCTAAACTTGTAGGATGGAAGATAGACATACTAAGCGAAACTCAATTTTTAAGAAGACAAGAGCCTGAGTTTTTAAAGCTTCTTAAAGTAACGGGACTATCAGACGAAACTGCCGGACACTTGTACGAAGCAGGAATAAAAGACCTTAAGACCCTTTTAGAAACCCCTGCTGAAAAAATAGCAGAGATTACCAAATTAAGTTTAGACCAAGTAACCCAGATTTTAGAAAAGGCTAAAAAAGAACAAATTGGTTAA
- a CDS encoding ribosome maturation factor RimP — MIEKDLKEKIRELIETPILKKGIELVDLEWKRERTGWVLRLFIDKPGGVTIGDCAKISEIVGKILDKEDLIHHSYNLEVSSPGIERPLVKKEDFERFRGEKAKVVLKTPLEGRKNFSGIILGIEEEFLLLEVDQKVWRLPLGEIKKANLQPELKF, encoded by the coding sequence ATGATAGAAAAGGACTTAAAAGAAAAAATTAGAGAGCTTATTGAGACCCCTATCTTAAAAAAGGGGATAGAGCTTGTAGACCTTGAATGGAAAAGAGAAAGAACAGGTTGGGTTTTAAGGTTGTTTATCGACAAACCTGGTGGAGTTACCATAGGAGATTGCGCTAAGATTAGTGAAATAGTAGGTAAAATTTTAGATAAAGAAGACCTTATTCACCATTCTTATAACTTAGAAGTTTCTTCTCCTGGAATTGAGAGGCCACTGGTAAAAAAGGAAGATTTTGAAAGGTTTCGTGGAGAAAAGGCTAAAGTAGTTTTAAAAACTCCTTTAGAAGGAAGAAAAAATTTTTCAGGCATTATTTTAGGGATTGAAGAAGAATTTTTGTTGTTAGAGGTAGATCAAAAGGTTTGGAGATTGCCTTTAGGTGAGATTAAAAAAGCTAATCTTCAACCAGAGTTAAAATTTTAA
- a CDS encoding c-type heme family protein has translation MEEARREAELLITQIDALGDYVKEELRPSLFRFFKESNIKEDFILEAMSTTHIRTKVMRRFKTKFVDYDYRRVSLKPINPQHLPNDFERKILKNFMQNPEIKRWENIVDFNKDKYLVVIKPIHVEKECLVCHGKTKDAPKSLLKIYPRKEDFHWKVGDLMGLEAIYVPLERWLLEIKHIAITTFISGMLTVILLLITIEGVFWTIVGKPIKKLTVHFRNIISGNVPLSQRLEVERGDEIGELLQSFNQLANHLFEAQEAIKTYAQTLQTIFNHITDPLALVNLNCKVEVSNRAYQEWISQKKGPVFNTECDPLKADQNKTCPIALIRRVIETQQPVSEYISSTEGGYYYTHLYPVFDQTGKVIKVVHYVEDVTEKKKIEEQMAITEKLAAIGQLAAGIAHEINNPLGGIILCLNNILKTSMDEKTKNQHIELINQGLSRIQNIIKVLLDFSRTTELNLRVCEIKDLIENVLKLINYYLKEKNIKLKIELEQKLSPVYLDSNKIEQVLLNLILNAVDAMENSEEKVLTIKVYHKDGKMFIEVSDTGSGIPPHVAEKVFDPFFTTKPLGKGTGLGLFISKSIVEQHGGKIWFTTSEKGTTFVVEIPLEGRRIHEG, from the coding sequence ATGGAAGAGGCAAGAAGAGAAGCTGAACTCTTAATTACTCAAATAGATGCCTTAGGTGATTATGTAAAAGAAGAGTTAAGACCTTCTCTTTTTAGATTTTTTAAAGAATCAAACATAAAAGAAGATTTTATTTTAGAAGCCATGTCTACCACTCATATTAGGACAAAAGTAATGCGAAGGTTTAAAACTAAGTTTGTTGATTATGATTATAGAAGGGTTTCTCTAAAACCTATAAATCCACAGCATTTACCTAACGATTTTGAAAGAAAAATTTTAAAAAATTTTATGCAGAATCCTGAGATTAAACGTTGGGAAAATATTGTAGATTTCAACAAAGATAAATATCTTGTGGTTATAAAACCTATCCATGTGGAAAAAGAATGCCTTGTATGTCATGGTAAAACAAAAGACGCTCCCAAAAGTCTTCTTAAGATTTATCCACGAAAAGAAGATTTTCACTGGAAGGTTGGGGATTTGATGGGATTAGAGGCTATTTATGTACCTCTTGAAAGATGGTTGTTAGAAATAAAACATATCGCTATTACCACTTTTATTTCTGGAATGTTAACCGTTATTTTGTTGTTGATCACCATAGAAGGAGTTTTTTGGACTATAGTAGGTAAACCTATAAAAAAACTTACAGTCCATTTTAGAAATATCATTTCAGGAAATGTTCCTTTAAGCCAGAGGTTAGAAGTAGAAAGGGGAGACGAAATAGGAGAACTTCTTCAATCTTTTAATCAGTTGGCTAATCATCTTTTTGAGGCACAAGAAGCTATCAAAACCTATGCTCAAACCTTACAAACTATATTTAACCACATAACAGACCCTTTAGCGTTGGTTAATTTAAACTGTAAAGTAGAGGTTAGTAATAGAGCCTATCAAGAATGGATAAGTCAAAAAAAGGGACCAGTTTTTAATACAGAATGTGATCCACTTAAAGCAGACCAAAATAAAACCTGCCCTATAGCTTTGATAAGAAGGGTGATTGAAACTCAACAACCTGTTTCAGAGTATATCAGCTCAACTGAAGGAGGTTATTACTATACCCATCTCTATCCGGTATTCGATCAAACCGGTAAAGTTATAAAGGTAGTTCACTATGTAGAAGATGTGACAGAAAAAAAGAAAATAGAAGAACAGATGGCTATTACTGAAAAATTGGCTGCTATAGGGCAACTTGCCGCAGGCATAGCTCATGAAATAAACAACCCTTTAGGTGGTATTATTTTGTGTTTAAATAATATCCTTAAAACTTCTATGGATGAGAAAACCAAAAATCAACATATAGAACTTATAAACCAGGGATTGTCCCGTATTCAAAATATAATAAAGGTATTACTTGATTTTTCTCGGACAACAGAGCTAAATCTTAGAGTTTGTGAGATTAAAGACTTGATAGAAAATGTTTTAAAATTGATAAATTATTATTTAAAAGAAAAAAATATAAAACTAAAAATAGAATTAGAACAAAAATTAAGTCCAGTTTATTTAGATTCGAACAAAATCGAACAAGTTTTACTTAACCTGATTTTAAACGCGGTAGATGCTATGGAAAATTCTGAAGAAAAAGTTTTAACCATAAAAGTTTATCATAAAGATGGTAAAATGTTTATTGAGGTGTCAGATACAGGTTCAGGTATCCCGCCACATGTAGCAGAAAAAGTTTTTGATCCCTTTTTTACTACTAAACCTTTGGGTAAAGGCACCGGGCTTGGTCTCTTTATTTCTAAGTCTATCGTGGAACAACATGGAGGAAAAATATGGTTTACTACCTCTGAAAAAGGAACTACCTTTGTAGTGGAAATACCTTTAGAGGGGCGAAGGATACATGAAGGGTAG
- a CDS encoding sigma-54-dependent transcriptional regulator: protein MKGRILIVDDEPIILFGLSHYLKDQGFEVDTCEKGEEALKKIEEQKFDLCILDLKLPDIDGISLLKKIKEKQEQIGIIMITAFAEVKSAVQAIKEGAFDYLAKPFSNEELMVVVEKFFEFKNLRKEVNELREKLRKKETLKQIVGESKAIKEVINKIELIAKTDVPVLILGESGTGKELVADCIQALSLRAKNPYLKINCAAIPENLFEAELFGYERGAFTGAHTSKKGMLELANKGTLFLDEIAELPQNLQAKLLRVLEDQTVYRLGGDKPIKVDVRFIYATSKDLKQLVKEGKFREDLYYRINVMSIEIPPLRDRKEDIPILINHYLKYFSEEFQRPLPQITEEAFQALIRYDYPGNVRELKHAIERAVLLAVDGNITLAHLPEEISQSFKSEKKDVLDYKLAKESIEKEFILKTLIETNWNKTEAAKKLGISRKTLWQKLKKFNLLYHHSEDAIQSEE, encoded by the coding sequence ATGAAGGGTAGAATACTGATAGTAGACGATGAACCGATAATTTTGTTTGGTTTATCTCATTATCTTAAGGATCAGGGGTTTGAAGTAGATACCTGTGAGAAGGGAGAAGAGGCTTTAAAGAAAATAGAAGAACAGAAATTTGATCTATGCATCCTTGATCTTAAACTTCCCGACATAGACGGTATCTCTTTACTTAAGAAAATTAAAGAAAAACAAGAACAAATAGGGATAATAATGATTACTGCCTTTGCTGAGGTTAAAAGTGCGGTACAGGCTATAAAAGAAGGAGCTTTTGATTACTTAGCAAAACCTTTTAGTAATGAAGAATTGATGGTTGTAGTTGAAAAGTTTTTTGAGTTTAAAAATTTAAGAAAAGAGGTAAATGAACTAAGAGAAAAATTAAGAAAAAAAGAGACTTTAAAACAGATAGTAGGAGAAAGTAAGGCTATAAAAGAGGTAATCAATAAAATAGAGCTTATAGCTAAAACAGACGTTCCTGTGCTTATTTTGGGAGAAAGTGGCACAGGAAAAGAGTTGGTAGCAGATTGTATCCAGGCTTTAAGCTTAAGAGCCAAAAACCCTTATCTTAAAATCAATTGTGCAGCCATTCCTGAAAATCTATTTGAAGCAGAGCTTTTTGGCTATGAAAGAGGGGCTTTTACCGGTGCCCATACTTCCAAAAAAGGTATGTTAGAACTGGCTAACAAAGGAACGCTTTTTTTGGATGAAATAGCAGAACTTCCTCAGAACCTACAAGCTAAACTTCTAAGAGTTTTAGAAGACCAAACAGTTTATCGATTAGGAGGAGATAAACCTATTAAGGTTGATGTAAGGTTCATCTATGCAACCAGTAAAGACCTAAAACAGTTGGTAAAAGAAGGCAAATTTAGAGAAGATCTATACTACAGAATAAATGTAATGTCTATAGAAATCCCTCCCCTTAGAGACAGAAAAGAAGATATACCGATCTTGATTAATCATTATTTGAAATATTTTTCTGAAGAGTTCCAAAGGCCTTTACCTCAGATAACAGAAGAAGCTTTCCAAGCTTTGATAAGATATGATTATCCTGGTAACGTAAGAGAACTAAAACATGCCATAGAAAGGGCAGTTTTATTAGCCGTAGACGGCAATATAACTCTAGCCCATCTACCTGAAGAAATAAGCCAGAGTTTTAAATCAGAAAAAAAAGATGTTTTAGATTATAAACTCGCTAAAGAATCTATAGAAAAAGAATTTATACTTAAAACTTTAATAGAAACCAACTGGAACAAAACCGAAGCAGCCAAAAAATTAGGTATCAGTAGAAAAACCCTATGGCAAAAACTCAAAAAATTTAACCTTCTTTACCATCACTCAGAGGATGCAATCCAATCAGAAGAGTAG